Proteins from a genomic interval of Sphingobacterium lactis:
- a CDS encoding methyltransferase RsmF C-terminal domain-like protein yields MSNFLPNALIKRLGTNPKFDQEAFIAAHRDGEKLTSIRLNPNKEVKLSLPLAGQVPWCSYGYYLEERPQFTLDPLFHAGCYYVQEASSMFIGHILNHLKVGDSPIRALDVCAAPGGKSTLLNSYLDGQSLLVANEIIKSRSVVLQENMIRWGAANVVVSNNDPSAFRRLPGFFDLVLVDAPCSGSGMFRKDEDSIDEWSEANVKLCSERQQRILSEIMGSISTNGYLLYSTCSYSAEENEQILDWLIDTYELKSVDIPIEEQWGIERTTSDVHGAHGYRFYPHKAQGEGFFIGVLQMSGINPSFPLKKLKTEKAPVSRDALKGWVQDPDQFGYFVHNDNIHIFPKSLELPIKAVQQVLYLKNAGTMIGKWLGRELIPSHDLALSIHQDSDIRSVELELDDAQNFLRKEPLPVELFADVKKGWCLVTFQGVSIGWVKVLGNRVNNYYPKEVRIANL; encoded by the coding sequence ATGAGTAATTTTCTGCCGAATGCCCTAATTAAAAGATTAGGTACCAACCCCAAATTCGATCAAGAAGCATTTATTGCCGCCCATCGTGATGGCGAGAAGCTGACCTCCATTCGCTTAAACCCGAATAAAGAGGTCAAGCTATCCTTACCCTTAGCCGGTCAGGTTCCTTGGTGTTCCTATGGCTATTATCTGGAGGAGCGGCCGCAGTTTACATTGGATCCCCTCTTTCATGCTGGTTGTTATTATGTGCAGGAAGCTTCCTCCATGTTCATCGGGCATATCCTGAATCATCTGAAGGTGGGAGATTCCCCTATCCGGGCATTGGATGTCTGTGCAGCGCCGGGTGGAAAGTCTACCCTATTGAATTCCTATCTGGATGGGCAGAGCTTGCTTGTGGCCAACGAAATCATCAAGAGCAGATCAGTAGTCCTCCAGGAGAATATGATCCGCTGGGGCGCCGCAAATGTCGTCGTATCGAATAATGATCCGTCCGCATTTCGCCGCTTGCCCGGCTTCTTTGATCTTGTCCTGGTAGATGCGCCGTGTTCCGGATCGGGTATGTTCCGCAAAGATGAGGATAGTATCGATGAATGGTCAGAAGCCAACGTCAAGCTATGCAGTGAAAGGCAGCAACGGATCCTTTCCGAAATCATGGGCAGCATAAGTACCAATGGCTATCTCCTGTATTCCACCTGTTCTTATTCAGCGGAAGAGAATGAACAAATCCTCGATTGGTTGATCGATACATATGAATTGAAGAGCGTGGATATCCCGATTGAAGAACAGTGGGGGATTGAAAGAACGACCTCTGATGTCCACGGAGCTCACGGTTATCGCTTTTATCCACACAAAGCGCAGGGTGAGGGTTTCTTCATCGGTGTCCTGCAAATGTCGGGCATCAATCCCTCTTTTCCCCTAAAGAAATTGAAAACGGAGAAAGCCCCGGTTTCGAGAGATGCGCTTAAAGGATGGGTACAGGATCCAGATCAATTCGGTTATTTTGTGCACAACGACAATATCCATATCTTCCCCAAATCCTTAGAACTGCCTATAAAAGCTGTGCAGCAGGTATTATACCTGAAAAATGCTGGGACAATGATCGGTAAATGGCTGGGCAGGGAATTGATCCCTTCTCATGATCTCGCCTTAAGCATCCATCAGGATTCTGACATACGATCGGTGGAACTGGAGTTGGACGATGCGCAGAACTTCCTGCGTAAGGAACCATTGCCTGTGGAATTA
- a CDS encoding SRPBCC domain-containing protein produces the protein MKEFKKYYIINTDPEQLYLALTTATTIHLWTGDLVEIDPVPGGEFSLWDGAITGKFLELEPNSKIVQQWYFGEQEEDSIVTMKLHEHKKGTSLEIKHTNIPDEAYDDIVEGWNDTYIASLVEFYEDEE, from the coding sequence ATGAAAGAATTTAAAAAATATTATATCATTAACACAGACCCGGAACAACTATACTTGGCCTTGACCACAGCTACGACCATACACCTATGGACTGGTGATCTGGTCGAAATCGATCCTGTACCGGGCGGTGAGTTTTCCCTTTGGGATGGAGCCATAACCGGTAAATTCCTTGAACTGGAGCCGAACAGCAAGATTGTACAGCAATGGTACTTCGGAGAACAGGAGGAAGACTCGATCGTCACCATGAAACTCCACGAACACAAAAAGGGAACATCCCTGGAGATCAAACATACCAATATTCCCGACGAAGCTTACGATGACATCGTCGAAGGATGGAACGATACATATATCGCTTCCCTGGTAGAGTTCTATGAGGATGAAGAGTAA